The following proteins are co-located in the Tardibacter chloracetimidivorans genome:
- the tpiA gene encoding triose-phosphate isomerase, which translates to MRRMLVAGNWKMNGSHAALAELDAIAASAVASPVIDAAICPPFTLIERAVARAGALPIGAQDCHAADKGAHTGCVSAPMLKEAGARLVIVGHSERRADQHETSEEVRAKAEAAIRHGLTAIVCVGETEAERDSGKTLDVVGGQLDGSVPPVGTGATLVIAYEPVWAIGTGRTPSVADVAEVHGFIRKRLGALLGDEGAKVRILYGGSVKGENAIELLGVADVDGALVGGASLTAAQFVPIIEAAVALSKQSA; encoded by the coding sequence ATGCGGCGCATGCTGGTGGCGGGAAACTGGAAGATGAACGGCAGCCATGCGGCGCTTGCCGAGCTGGATGCCATCGCCGCGTCCGCGGTCGCGAGCCCTGTGATCGACGCCGCGATCTGTCCGCCCTTCACGCTCATCGAGCGGGCGGTTGCGCGGGCAGGGGCGCTGCCCATCGGCGCACAGGATTGCCACGCGGCGGACAAGGGCGCGCATACCGGCTGCGTCTCCGCGCCGATGCTGAAGGAAGCGGGCGCGCGGCTCGTCATCGTCGGCCACAGCGAGCGCCGCGCCGACCAGCATGAAACCAGCGAAGAGGTGCGCGCCAAGGCCGAAGCCGCGATCCGCCACGGCCTGACAGCCATCGTCTGCGTCGGCGAGACGGAAGCGGAACGCGACTCCGGAAAGACGCTGGACGTGGTGGGCGGCCAGCTTGACGGCTCCGTCCCGCCCGTCGGCACGGGCGCGACGCTCGTCATCGCCTATGAGCCGGTCTGGGCCATCGGCACCGGCCGAACGCCTTCGGTGGCCGATGTCGCCGAGGTCCACGGCTTCATCCGCAAGCGCCTGGGCGCGCTGCTGGGCGATGAAGGCGCCAAGGTGCGCATCCTCTACGGCGGCTCGGTCAAGGGCGAGAACGCGATCGAACTGCTGGGGGTCGCTGACGTCGACGGCGCGCTTGTCGGCGGGGCCAGCCTCACGGCCGCCCAGTTCGTGCCGATCATCGAGGCGGCGGTTGCCTTGAGCAAACAGTCGGCCTAG
- a CDS encoding SurA N-terminal domain-containing protein, translating to MIGLIRRAMSSWIVLGLLGLVLIAFIVTGVGDPFGSMGGGGSRLAKVGGAAITDAQVRQQLDRAVRAARQQDPQVDTATYVRAGGFDQILSQSIVAEAISQWAEKHGFGVSRRQVDAEIASIPAFQIGGRFDQASYEAALAQQNLSDRELRKGLTGDLLRRQVLMPVSLAASVPDGLVKPYAELLLEERTGSIGIIPSEAFAEKTPPSDADVQAFYAKNSRRYMVPERRVVRYAPITYDTLGAAVAPTDAEIQRFYAANKAVYGPSETRTLAQIILPDEAAAADVTERARKGENFAKIAADKGFTAADIAIGEQTKDALASATTPEVAAAAFAAPANGTTDPVRSDFGWHVLHVENIAATPGQSLEQARPEIVEKLTAQKREDAMAELIARVEDGFAKGDSMAEVLKANNLSETVTPPLTTGGQAPDHADFQLPPALQPVVKAAFTLAPDDDPVVEDLGQHNYAIVAVGEVVEAAPRPLNQIREQVAADLVRSRAFDKAKEQAEMVVAKVKAGLPLRQVLADAKLPAPQTVTNRRIDVASQGERIPPPLAMMFTMPADAVRTLAAPGEQGWFVVKVDEVKKGDLSTAPAMVESTRAQFNQFAGEEYAAQFARAVAAEVGLERNDKAIEQLRQELAGGAAGEQ from the coding sequence ATGATCGGACTTATTCGCCGCGCCATGTCGTCATGGATCGTGCTGGGCCTGCTGGGCCTGGTGCTGATCGCATTCATAGTGACCGGTGTCGGCGACCCCTTTGGCAGCATGGGCGGCGGCGGGAGCAGGCTTGCGAAGGTGGGTGGTGCCGCCATCACCGACGCGCAGGTTCGCCAGCAGCTCGACCGCGCGGTTCGCGCCGCGCGCCAGCAGGATCCGCAGGTCGATACGGCGACTTATGTACGCGCGGGCGGGTTCGACCAGATATTGAGCCAGTCGATCGTCGCCGAAGCGATCAGCCAATGGGCCGAGAAGCACGGCTTTGGCGTCAGCCGCCGGCAGGTGGACGCCGAAATCGCCTCCATCCCGGCCTTCCAGATCGGCGGCCGATTCGATCAGGCGAGCTATGAGGCGGCCCTTGCCCAGCAGAACCTTTCCGACCGCGAATTGCGCAAGGGCCTGACGGGAGACCTGCTCCGCAGGCAGGTGCTGATGCCGGTCTCGTTGGCAGCGTCCGTCCCGGATGGGCTGGTGAAGCCCTACGCCGAGCTGCTGCTGGAAGAGCGCACCGGCAGCATCGGAATCATTCCGTCGGAAGCCTTTGCCGAAAAGACGCCGCCCAGCGATGCGGACGTTCAGGCCTTTTACGCCAAGAACAGCCGGCGCTACATGGTGCCGGAACGGCGGGTCGTGCGATATGCGCCGATCACCTATGACACACTCGGTGCGGCCGTCGCTCCGACCGATGCCGAGATCCAGCGGTTCTACGCGGCGAACAAGGCCGTCTATGGGCCATCGGAAACCCGCACGCTGGCGCAGATCATCCTGCCCGACGAAGCTGCCGCCGCCGATGTGACCGAACGGGCACGCAAGGGCGAGAACTTCGCGAAGATCGCCGCCGACAAGGGCTTCACCGCAGCCGACATCGCGATCGGCGAGCAGACGAAGGACGCATTGGCTTCAGCCACAACGCCGGAGGTCGCGGCGGCTGCGTTCGCAGCGCCTGCCAATGGGACCACCGACCCGGTCCGGTCCGACTTCGGCTGGCATGTTCTCCACGTCGAGAATATCGCCGCTACGCCCGGCCAGTCGCTTGAACAGGCGCGGCCCGAGATCGTCGAAAAGCTCACCGCGCAGAAGCGAGAAGACGCGATGGCCGAGCTCATCGCGCGGGTGGAGGATGGCTTCGCCAAAGGCGACAGCATGGCCGAGGTTCTGAAGGCGAACAATCTTTCGGAAACCGTCACGCCGCCGCTCACCACGGGTGGTCAGGCTCCGGATCATGCGGACTTCCAGTTGCCGCCGGCGCTCCAGCCCGTCGTGAAGGCGGCGTTCACGCTTGCGCCCGACGACGATCCGGTGGTTGAGGATCTGGGCCAGCATAATTACGCCATCGTCGCGGTCGGCGAGGTCGTTGAAGCCGCCCCCCGGCCATTGAACCAGATTCGTGAGCAAGTCGCCGCCGACCTTGTCCGCAGCCGCGCGTTCGACAAGGCCAAGGAACAGGCGGAGATGGTGGTCGCAAAGGTGAAGGCGGGCCTGCCGCTGCGCCAGGTGCTGGCCGACGCCAAGCTGCCCGCGCCGCAGACGGTCACCAATCGCCGCATCGATGTCGCCTCGCAGGGCGAGAGGATTCCGCCGCCGCTCGCCATGATGTTCACCATGCCCGCCGATGCGGTCCGCACCCTTGCCGCGCCCGGCGAGCAGGGCTGGTTCGTGGTGAAGGTGGACGAGGTGAAAAAGGGTGACCTCAGCACCGCCCCGGCGATGGTGGAATCGACCAGGGCGCAGTTTAATCAGTTCGCGGGTGAGGAATATGCGGCGCAGTTCGCGCGCGCCGTCGCCGCCGAAGTCGGCCTGGAGCGCAACGACAAGGCGATCGAACAGCTGCGGCAGGAACTCGCTGGCGGAGCAGCGGGCGAGCAGTGA